DNA sequence from the Caretta caretta isolate rCarCar2 chromosome 23, rCarCar1.hap1, whole genome shotgun sequence genome:
GTTCAAGTATCGTTTGCTGGGGGGGGTCGGGTCCAGTCCAGCCCCTCGGCCTCGGGGACGGGCCCGGGGGGGGCTGCCGgctccccccgcccggcccggctCAGGGCTTCCATCCAGCGCCGCTGCAGCCCCTCCGACTCCGCACTGAACTGCCAGCAAAGCTGGCTCTGGCGGATGGCGAACGAGTGACGCCGCTCGAGCCGCACCCCCGGGTCCGGGGCCGTCACCTCGAAGCCGATCAGCGGGAGGCTGCGCTGGGCCTTCACGTCCTGGGGGGCCAGAGAGACGGGGTCAGGCGTGAAGGGCAGGGGCTGCCGGTCGGGAGTGGGGTCCCAGcagggctgcaggtcgggagttgggggcaccggcggggcagGTCCGGAGTAGGAGGCCTGGCCAGGGTCGGGGGGCccggcaggggctgcaggtcgggagtcgggggcactggcagggcaggTCCGGAGTAGGAGGCCTGGCCAGGGTCGGGGGGCccggcaggggctgcaggtcgggagtggggggcaccggcggggcagGTCGGGAGTAGGAGGCCTGGCCAGGGTCGGGGGGCccggcaggggctgcaggtcgggagcaCCGGCGGGGCAGGTCGGGAGTAGGAGGCCTGGCCAGGGTCggggggcctggcaggggctgcaggtcgggagtggggggcaccggcagagcagggggtgcggggctcggCAGAGCAGGTGGAGGCCGTGGGGCGAGGCctgggggggcaggagtggggagcCGTGGCCTGCCAGGGTTACGGGGTGGCAGTGGGGGGcctggcagagctgcaggggccagcagggcagagcaggtGGGGGCCGCGGGGGACCCTACCTGGGGGGCCCCATAGACGTACAGCACCAGGGGCTCGCTCTCCGGAACGACGAACCAGCCTTTGCGCCAGGCCTTGGCGCCCGGCTCCATGTAGTGCAGGGAGCTGCAGACAACGCTGCGCTCGGCCGCCTCCGACGCCTGCTTCTGTGGGGCAGAAATGCCCAGTAGTGCCCGGGGGCCCCACTGCGAGGGGGGACTCAgcagggccccgggggggggagctgggggtgccAGGGGGCTCACCTCGGGGATGGAGCAGCGGCGTGGGGGGTGGCTGGAGTGCACCGGGGGGGCTCACCTCGAGGATAAAGCGGCGGCTCAGGGgggggatcctggagggggggctgggggactCACCTCGAGGATGGAGCGGCGGCTCGGGgggggatcctggagggggggctgggggactCACCTCGAGGATGGAGCGGCGGCTCGGGgggggatcctggagggggggctggggagtCACCTCGAGGATAGAGCGGTGGGTCGGGGGGGATGCTGCGGGGGACTCACCTCGAGGATGGAGCGGCGGCTCGGGgggggatcctggagggggggctgggggagtcaCCTCGAGGATGGAGCGGCGGCTCGGGgggggatcctggagggggggctgggggagtcaCCTCGAGGATAGAGCGGTGGGTCGGGGGGGATGCTGCGGGGGACTCACCTCGAGGATGGAGCGGCGGCTCGGGgggggatcctggagggggggctgggggagtcaCCTCGAGGATGGAGCGGTGGGTCGGGGGGGATGCTGGGGGGGGACTCACCTCGAGGATGGAGCGGCGACGCGGGGGGGGGATCttggagggggggctgggggagtcaCCTCAAGGATGGAGCGGTGGGTCGGgggggatcctggagggggggctgggggactCACCTCGAGGATGGAGCAGCGGCGTGGgggggatcctggagggggggctgggggagtcaCCTCGAGGATAGAGCGGTGGCTCAGGgggggatcctggagggggggctgggggagtcaCCTCGAGGATGGAGCGGCGGCTCGGgggggatcctggagggggggctgggggactCACCTCGAGGATAGAGCGGTGGCTCAGGgggggatcctggagggggggctgggggagtcaCCTCGAGGATGGAGCGGCGGCTCGGgggggatcctggagggggggctgggggactCACCTCGAGGATGGAGCAGCGGCGTGGgggggatcctggagggggggctgggggagtcaCCTCGAGGATAGAGCGGTGGCTCAGGgggggatcctggagggggggctgggggagtcaCCTCGAGGATGGAGCGGCGGCTTGGGgggggatcctggagggggggctgggggagtcaCCTCGAGGATGGAGCGGTGGGTCGGGGGGGATGCTGGGGGGGACTCACCTCGAGGATGGAGCGGCGAcgcgggggggggccggggggcccgggggggccgTGCAGCACGGCAAAGCAGCCCCCACAGACCCGGTTGGGCCGGTTGTTGTCGTAAAGCAGCCGGGCCCGGAACTCGGAGCATTTCCCGCAGACCAcctgggggagccgggggggggggaagcatgaGACCAGGGGGGACCCCAAGACAGGCCCGGCCCAGCCAGGGGTCCTGGGCTCCCAGGgccccctcccgcagcccagGCCCCCCCATCCCGTTCCCGCCCCAGCCCCTGGGACTCACGCGGCCGCAGGCCCGGCAGTGGTGTCGGCGTTTGGTGAGGGCGGCGAAGGGCTCCTGGCACTGCATGCAGAGCGTCACCTCGTTCTCCCGGATCGGCGTCGGCGCCCGGCGGCCCAGCTCCCGGCGGCCCAGCTCCCGGCCCTGCACGGGGACAGCCGCACGGGGCCTCGCACGGGCGCACACGGCTCCCGCCCTCGCCCCCCGGCCCTGCGCACGCACGTGCAAATCCTGCCCTCGCTCACGTGAATGTGGGTCCTGCCCTCGCATCCCCCGGTCCCACCCTCTCATGCACACCCCCAGTTCCCTCCCTCGCACTTGCACCCCTAGGTCCTGCCCACACTCAGCCATCCACGCACGGACACACGCGTGTGAGCTCACCAGCgatccagcccagggctcctcctCTTCCCGGGGGGCAGCTCCCACCGGAATCTGCTCCAGCTTCAGGATCGTGGCCCGAATcgcctgggggggcagaggaatgagaaggggagggaggtgcccctcccccggcagccCCCCTCCACCTGTGCCCCCCACAGCAGGCCCCACCATGGCCCAGGACCCTCCCCACTGATGGGGATGGGAAGGGCTGTGGGGGCAGGTGAGAGGTGACCCTGAGCTGAATCCTGCCCctccactctgcccccccccccgagacacCGCTCCCTGGATCCCCCCCGTgccaggggaagggggacagtcCCAAGGCCCCCCAGGTACCTGGATCCAGTCGTGTTTCTCTTCCTCCGTCCTAAAGGGCAGAAACAGGAACACGGAGGGGGGTGTTAATGGGGGGCGGGGTAGACGTGGGGGGAGGGGTACTGGGCGGTGAGTGGGGGGGGAATAACCAGGCTGtggagggaggcagaggggacaccaggctgggggggttggggaagTCAGGGGGGAGACTCGGGGGAGACAAGGTGAGGGGGCAGTGGAGATattggggggcagtggggacaCCGGGGGGTCTCCCTACCTCGCCTGCAGCTCCAGCGAACGCTGCTTCCCTGACACCAGGAAGGTCCGGGGCAGGTTGACGCCACTCGACTCCTTCACCTGCGGGACAGAGACACTGGGAGGGGAGCGGCCGGGTCAgaaacccccccacaccccctcgaTCGGGGGAGCAGGATACCAGGGCAGAGGGGCCCAGGGTGGAATActggtggaggggggagaaactgaggcacaggggccTGGGCAAGgagggatacggggggggggaacggggcaCAGGAGGATACCGGAGATGGGTGGGATACCAgggcacaggggaggggggatacCGGGGCGGGGGGTACGAGGGGTAGGGGGGATACCAGGGCGGGGAGGTtaccaggggaggggggagagcagggccggggtgtgtgtgggggagggggatatagtgggagggggatgggggccAGGGAGGATAGCgggggagggtgaggggggaggATACTGAGGGGGGAATAGCGGGGTCCGCGCTCCCCAcccacctccatcccctccaCGTCGATCCGGGCCCGGACCCCGAATTTCTGGCCGAGGAGGCGCAGTTTGGGGACGCAGCAGAGCAGCCGGTCGTTGAACTGGGGAGAAGGGGGTCGAGAGGGGGTCAGAGGTCACCCACGCCCCCAACCCCCCAGGGCTCAGaggtcacccccccacccccaggggtcAGAGGTCACCCAACCAGTCCCTCCCTTTGTACAGAGGccagccagggagccccccaGGGGTCAAAGGTCACCCAGCCAAGCCCGTGCCCTCATATGGGGGTCAgagcccccctcccagcccccggcAGCCTGACCCAGGGGGTCTCTCACCAGGATCAGGTACCGGTCCTGTGTGGTCCCGTTCTTGGCCGACAGCTTGAGGATGTGGCCTTCCTTAATGAGCTCGTTAGTGGGGCTAACGATGTCCTCCTCCCCGCCCAGCAGCTCGTACACCTTCAGCAAGGAATGCATCCGTTCCTGGGGGCGAGAAGGGGGGTcggtcctgccccacagcccagcagctgccctgcccccccagccggcTGCTTCTCGGGGCCAGGGGAGCCTCCccgtgtggtgttgtgtgtggcTGTTcccagccgccccaccccagaggtggctgcatctggCGAGCCATCCCCACGCGGCGTTGGGTGTGGTTGTTCCCCGCTGCCTGCCCCCAGATGTGGCTGCATCTCGGTGGTGAGCGAGCGTCCCTGTGGCATCGCCCTAcgcagccccaccctgctccccgcagcacagcgccccctagcgcccagGCTGGGACTCGCACTCGGACCCCGGCGTACCATTTTGCGGATGGCGGCATTCGAATGCTCGGCTGCCGTCGCGATCAGCTGCAGGGACTCTGCGATCAGGGCGGAGAGACGGGGTGAGTCCAGGagagccccccacccagcccgcccccccagatacccacagagccccccgcccagcccgcccccccggatacccagagccccccgcccagcccgccccccccagatacccagagccccccgcccagcccgccccccccggatacccagagccccccgcccagcccgccccccccggatacccagagccccccgcccagcccgccccccccggatacccagagccccccgcccagcccgccccccccagatacccagagccccccgcccagcccgccccccccagatacccagagccccccacccagcccccccagatacccagagccccccgcccagcccgcccccccgatacccagagccccccgcccagcccgcccccccagatacccagagccccccgcccagCCCGCCCCCCCAGATACCCACAGAGCCCCGGGCGCCCCACTCACTCTCTGCATCCCGGCTGTCGGGGGCGCCGGGGGGCAGGCGCTGCAGGTAACCCTTCAGCAGCAGCTGGTACCGGGGGATCCTCTGGACGGGCTCCAGCATGTGCTGCTGCAGGGTGAGATTCCCGCAGGCCTCCTCCATCTGCAAAGGGGAGGgtgagcccggacgcctgggttctctccccggctctgggacgggagcgggggctggtggttagagcagggggggctgggagcccggacacctgggttctctccccggctctgggacgggaacgggggctggtggttagagcagggggggctgggagcccggacgcctgggttctctacCCGGCTCTGGGacgggagcgggggctggtggttagagcagggggggctgggagcccggacacctgggttctctccccggctctgggacgggaacgggggctggtgggttagagcagggggggctgggagtccggacgcctgggttctctccccggctctgggacaggagcgggggctggtggttagagcagggggggctgggagcccggacgcctgggttctctccccggctctgggacaggagcgggggctggtgggttagagcagggggggctgggagcccggacacctgggttctctccccggctctgggacgggaacgggggctggtgggttagagcagggggggctgggagcccggacacctgggttctctccccggctctgggacgggaacgggggctggtggttagagcagggggggctgggagcccggacgcctgggttctctccccggctctgggacgggagcgggggctggtggttagagcagggggggctgggagcccggacacctgggttctctccccggctctgggacgggaacgggggctggtgggttagagcagggggggctgggagtccggacgcctgggttctctccccggctctgggacaggagcgggggctggtggttagagcagggggggctgggagcccggacgcctgggttctctccccggctctgggacaggagcgggggctggtgggttagagcagggggggctgggagcccggacacctgggttctctccccggctctgggacgggaacgggggctggtgggttagagcagggggggctgggagcccggacacctgggttctctccccggctctgggacgggaacgggggctggtggttagagcaggggggggctgggagcccggacgcctgggttctctccccggctctgggacaggagcgggggctggtgggttagagcagggggggctgggagcccggatgcctgggttctctccccggctctgggacgggagcgggggctggtggttagagcagggggggctgggagcccggacgcctgggttctctcccggctctgggacaggagcgggggctggtgggttagagcagggggctgggagccgggactcctgggttctctccccagctctgggaggggagcaggggctggtggttagagcgggggccAGGAGCCTGGGTTCCTCACCTGGATCTGGTGGATGATCAGCTTGAAGTGGGCGGATCGCTCCATCCAGGTGTTGACGAGCTCCATGGCCCGGTCAAAGTTCTTGACGTACTCCCCGTACATCTTGAGAAATGGAGCCAGCTTCTGCAGTATGTCCCCTATGCGGGGGTACCTGTccctggggagggcggggggtgggatCAGAGCTGgcgccccatgtcccaggccccggaGCCAGCCCGTCCCCCATGCAGCGTTCTGTGCGGcggttccccagctgccccgccccagaggtggctgcatctcggcGACCTCTCACAcacgcccccccccggcccactgCTCGCTCACCATTCCTGCATGCGCTTCTCCAGCTCCGGCAGCAGGAACTGCTGATGGAAACAGTAGATGGAACAAATGTTGGAGAAAATCCCCATCACCACGTCGCCGGGGAAAGAGCTTCTGCTGCGGGCTTCCTCCAGGAGACGGGCACAGAACACCTGCGGGGGGGAACCAGTGAGCACCCCCGCTCCCggggccgggagagaacccaggcgtcctggctcccagcccccccagttcCTGGTACCTGATCCAGCAGGTGCAGCCGGGCGACGTAAGCCTTCTCTGTCTGCAGCAGCTCATTGGCGATGTGGAAGGT
Encoded proteins:
- the FGD1 gene encoding FYVE, RhoGEF and PH domain-containing protein 1 isoform X5 produces the protein MQRASMVGIPSLDRAGSFSQQCKAMRFSYHLESGAGGHRAGPPGQGSRLLVKSLSLEPRSEPWRPESAQRLRSDPGPHSDGGEPHPALPRRALGPKPQVPPKPGHLQSTHPPWPPAPIPPPPSRPLPANPRLGPRSPPTLHPEAQDGAVSTDVLTLIEKFERDPVILTLEQPSPTPSSDPPSPGEADVTPKSLALLGLPAGEDSGPAGQGDQAPCLPPPAPSGKLANRDSGFDSISSPSPSEELGFGGDEGPVGEGDGGGSPGSPPCPDSEVDSDLDEGSGDDGGPAPGTVPPQAERPNAPELTAPQKTFHIANELLQTEKAYVARLHLLDQVFCARLLEEARSRSSFPGDVVMGIFSNICSIYCFHQQFLLPELEKRMQEWDRYPRIGDILQKLAPFLKMYGEYVKNFDRAMELVNTWMERSAHFKLIIHQIQMEEACGNLTLQQHMLEPVQRIPRYQLLLKGYLQRLPPGAPDSRDAEKSLQLIATAAEHSNAAIRKMERMHSLLKVYELLGGEEDIVSPTNELIKEGHILKLSAKNGTTQDRYLILFNDRLLCCVPKLRLLGQKFGVRARIDVEGMECLCPAGEGVEWRQPAPDLPGVREAAFAGAAGEAIRATILKLEQIPVGAAPREEEEPWAGSLGRELGRRELGRRAPTPIRENEVTLCMQCQEPFAALTKRRHHCRACGRVVCGKCSEFRARLLYDNNRPNRVCGGCFAVLHGPPGPPGPPPRRRSILEKQASEAAERSVVCSSLHYMEPGAKAWRKGWFVVPESEPLVLYVYGAPQDVKAQRSLPLIGFEVTAPDPGVRLERRHSFAIRQSQLCWQFSAESEGLQRRWMEALSRAGRGEPAAPPGPVPEAEGLDWTRPPPANDT
- the FGD1 gene encoding FYVE, RhoGEF and PH domain-containing protein 1 isoform X2 — encoded protein: MQRASMVGIPSLDRAGSFSQQCKAMRFSYHLESGAGGHRAGPPGQGSRLLVKSLSLEPRSEPWRPESAQRLRSDPGPHSDGGEPHPALPRRALGPKPQVPPKPGHLQSTHPPWPPAPIPPPPSRPLPANPRLGPRSPPTLHPEAQDGAVSTDVLTLIEKFERDPVILTLEQPSPTPSSDPPSPGEADVTPKSLALLGLPAGEDSGPAGQGDQAPCLPPPAPSGKLANRDSGFDSISSPSPSEELGFGGDEGPVGEGDGGGSPGSPPCPDSEVDSDLDEGSGDDGGPAPGTVPPQAERPNAPELTAPQKTFHIANELLQTEKAYVARLHLLDQVFCARLLEEARSRSSFPGDVVMGIFSNICSIYCFHQQFLLPELEKRMQEWDRYPRIGDILQKLAPFLKMYGEYVKNFDRAMELVNTWMERSAHFKLIIHQIQMEEACGNLTLQQHMLEPVQRIPRYQLLLKGYLQRLPPGAPDSRDAEKSLQLIATAAEHSNAAIRKMERMHSLLKVYELLGGEEDIVSPTNELIKEGHILKLSAKNGTTQDRYLILFNDRLLCCVPKLRLLGQKFGVRARIDVEGMECLCPAGEGVEWRQPAPDLPGVREAAFAGAAGEDGGRETRLDPGDSGHDPEAGADSGGSCPPGRGGALGWIAGPGAGPPGAGPPGADADPGERGDALHAVPGALRRPHQTPTPLPGLRPRGLREMLRVPGPAALRQQPAQPGLWGLLCRAARPPRAPRPPPASPLHPRAGVGGGRAQRCLQLPALHGAGRQGLAQRLVRRSGERAPGAVRLWGPPGREGPAQPPADRLRGDGPGPGGAARAASLVRHPPEPALLAVQCGVGGAAAALDGSPEPGRAGGAGSPPRARPRGRGAGLDPTPPSKRYLNCPQAL
- the FGD1 gene encoding FYVE, RhoGEF and PH domain-containing protein 1 isoform X3, encoding MQRASMVGIPSLDRAGSFSQQCKAMRFSYHLESGAGGHRAGPPGQGSRLLVKSLSLEPRSEPWRPESAQRLRSDPGPHSDGGEPHPALPRRALGPKPQVPPKPGHLQSTHPPWPPAPIPPPPSRPLPANPRLGPRSPPTLHPEAQDGAVSTDVLTLIEKFERDPVILTLEQPSPTPSSDPPSPGEADVTPKSLALLGLPAGEDSGPAGQGDQAPCLPPPAPSGKLANRDSGFDSISSPSPSEELGFGGDEGPVGEGDGGGSPGSPPCPDSEVDSDLDEGSGDDGGPAPGTVPPQAERPNAPELTAPQKTFHIANELLQTEKAYVARLHLLDQVFCARLLEEARSRSSFPGDVVMGIFSNICSIYCFHQQFLLPELEKRMQEWDRYPRIGDILQKLAPFLKMYGEYVKNFDRAMELVNTWMERSAHFKLIIHQIQMEEACGNLTLQQHMLEPVQRIPRYQLLLKGYLQRLPPGAPDSRDAEKSLQLIATAAEHSNAAIRKMERMHSLLKVYELLGGEEDIVSPTNELIKEGHILKLSAKNGTTQDRYLILFNDRLLCCVPKLRLLGQKFGVRARIDVEGMEVKESSGVNLPRTFLVSGKQRSLELQARTEEEKHDWIQAIRATILKLEQIPVGAAPREEEEPWAGSLGRELGRRELGRRAPTPIRENEVTLCMQCQEPFAALTKRRHHCRACGRVVCGKCSEFRARLLYDNNRPNRVCGGCFAVLHGPPGPPGPPPRRRSILEKQASEAAERSVVCSSLHYMEPGAKAWRKGWFVVPESEPLVLYVYGAPQDVKAQRSLPLIGFEVTAPDPGVRLERRHSFAIRQSQLCWQFSAESEGLQRRWMEALSRAGRGEPAAPPGPVPEAEGLDWTRPPPANDT
- the FGD1 gene encoding FYVE, RhoGEF and PH domain-containing protein 1 isoform X4, yielding MQRASMVGIPSLDRAGSFSQQCKAMRFSYHLESGAGGHRAGPPGQGSRLLVKSLSLEPRSEPWRPESAQRLRSDPGPHSDGGEPHPALPRRALGPKPQVPPKPGHLQSTHPPWPPAPIPPPPSRPLPANPRLGPRSPPTLHPEAQDGAVSTDVLTLIEKFERDPVILTLEQPSPTPSSDPPSPGEADVTPKSLALLGLPAGEDSGPAGQGDQAPCLPPPAPSGKLANRDSGFDSISSPSPSEELGFGGDEGPVGEGDGGGSPGSPPCPDSEVDSDLDEGSGDDGGPAPGTVPPQAERPNAPELTAPQKTFHIANELLQTEKAYVARLHLLDQVFCARLLEEARSRSSFPGDVVMGIFSNICSIYCFHQQFLLPELEKRMQEWDRYPRIGDILQKLAPFLKMYGEYVKNFDRAMELVNTWMERSAHFKLIIHQIQMEEACGNLTLQQHMLEPVQRIPRYQLLLKGYLQRLPPGAPDSRDAEKSLQLIATAAEHSNAAIRKMERMHSLLKVYELLGGEEDIVSPTNELIKEGHILKLSAKNGTTQDRYLILFNDRLLCCVPKLRLLGQKFGVRARIDVEGMEVKESSGVNLPRTFLVSGKQRSLELQARTEEEKHDWIQAIRATILKLEQIPVGAAPREEEEPWAGSLGRELGRRELGRRAPTPIRENEVTLCMQCQEPFAALTKRRHHCRACGRVVCGKCSEFRARLLYDNNRPNRVCGGCFAVLHGPPGPPGPPPRRRSILEQASEAAERSVVCSSLHYMEPGAKAWRKGWFVVPESEPLVLYVYGAPQDVKAQRSLPLIGFEVTAPDPGVRLERRHSFAIRQSQLCWQFSAESEGLQRRWMEALSRAGRGEPAAPPGPVPEAEGLDWTRPPPANDT
- the FGD1 gene encoding FYVE, RhoGEF and PH domain-containing protein 1 isoform X6, encoding MQRASMVGIPSLDRAGSFSQQCKAMRFSYHLESGAGGHRAGPPGQGSRLLVKSLSLEPRSEPWRPESAQRLRSDPGPHSDGGEPHPALPRRALGPKPQVPPKPGHLQSTHPPWPPAPIPPPPSRPLPANPRLGPRSPPTLHPEAQDGAVSTDVLTLIEKFERDPVILTLEQPSPTPSSDPPSPGEADVTPKSLALLGLPAGEDSGPAGQGDQAPCLPPPAPSGKLANRDSGFDSISSPSPSEELGFGGDEGPVGEGDGGGSPGSPPCPDSEVDSDLDEGSGDDGGPAPGTVPPQAERPNAPELTAPQKTFHIANELLQTEKAYVARLHLLDQVFCARLLEEARSRSSFPGDVVMGIFSNICSIYCFHQQFLLPELEKRMQEWDRYPRIGDILQKLAPFLKMYGEYVKNFDRAMELVNTWMERSAHFKLIIHQIQMEEACGNLTLQQHMLEPVQRIPRYQLLLKGYLQRLPPGAPDSRDAEKSLQLIATAAEHSNAAIRKMERMHSLLKVYELLGGEEDIVSPTNELIKEGHILKLSAKNGTTQDRYLILVKESSGVNLPRTFLVSGKQRSLELQARTEEEKHDWIQAIRATILKLEQIPVGAAPREEEEPWAGSLGRELGRRELGRRAPTPIRENEVTLCMQCQEPFAALTKRRHHCRACGRVVCGKCSEFRARLLYDNNRPNRVCGGCFAVLHGPPGPPGPPPRRRSILEKQASEAAERSVVCSSLHYMEPGAKAWRKGWFVVPESEPLVLYVYGAPQDVKAQRSLPLIGFEVTAPDPGVRLERRHSFAIRQSQLCWQFSAESEGLQRRWMEALSRAGRGEPAAPPGPVPEAEGLDWTRPPPANDT
- the FGD1 gene encoding FYVE, RhoGEF and PH domain-containing protein 1 isoform X1, coding for MQRASMVGIPSLDRAGSFSQQCKAMRFSYHLESGAGGHRAGPPGQGSRLLVKSLSLEPRSEPWRPESAQRLRSDPGPHSDGGEPHPALPRRALGPKPQVPPKPGHLQSTHPPWPPAPIPPPPSRPLPANPRLGPRSPPTLHPEAQDGAVSTDVLTLIEKFERDPVILTLEQPSPTPSSDPPSPGEADVTPKSLALLGLPAGEDSGPAGQGDQAPCLPPPAPSGKLANRDSGFDSISSPSPSEELGFGGDEGPVGEGDGGGSPGSPPCPDSEVDSDLDEGSGDDGGPAPGTVPPQAERPNAPELTAPQKTFHIANELLQTEKAYVARLHLLDQVFCARLLEEARSRSSFPGDVVMGIFSNICSIYCFHQQFLLPELEKRMQEWDRYPRIGDILQKLAPFLKMYGEYVKNFDRAMELVNTWMERSAHFKLIIHQIQMEEACGNLTLQQHMLEPVQRIPRYQLLLKGYLQRLPPGAPDSRDAEKSLQLIATAAEHSNAAIRKMERMHSLLKVYELLGGEEDIVSPTNELIKEGHILKLSAKNGTTQDRYLILFNDRLLCCVPKLRLLGQKFGVRARIDVEGMECLCPAGEGVEWRQPAPDLPGVREAAFAGAAGEDGGRETRLDPGDSGHDPEAGADSGGSCPPGRGGALGWIAGPGAGPPGAGPPGADADPGERGDALHAVPGALRRPHQTPTPLPGLRPRGLREMLRVPGPAALRQQPAQPGLWGLLCRAARPPRAPRPPPASPLHPREAGVGGGRAQRCLQLPALHGAGRQGLAQRLVRRSGERAPGAVRLWGPPGREGPAQPPADRLRGDGPGPGGAARAASLVRHPPEPALLAVQCGVGGAAAALDGSPEPGRAGGAGSPPRARPRGRGAGLDPTPPSKRYLNCPQAL